One window of Phycisphaeraceae bacterium genomic DNA carries:
- a CDS encoding ATP-binding cassette domain-containing protein — translation MTNAIEIRGLNKTFGPKRAVQDLDLDIPEGSLYGFIGPNGAGKSTTIRMIMSIIFPDSGELRVLGKSSAVESKDRIGYLPEERGVYRKMKVGAFLKYIGRLKGLDAAEADRRTKEWLVRVGLAETYRKKCEELSKGMQQKVQFVASVIHEPDLLILDEVFTGLDPVNRRLMRDLIREQNDAGRTIIFSTHAMREAEELCDNIFMIHKGEKVIDSSLQDVWRRYDPKTVVIEPIDAADVQKPWASLPSVKEVVETDGIIDLRLADNADVPELMRQAAAMAPFRRLELKRPSLEDVFITLVGGDAAAVRRELHSNVKPPLQEVSRG, via the coding sequence GTGACCAACGCCATCGAAATTCGAGGCTTGAACAAGACATTCGGTCCGAAGCGCGCCGTCCAGGATCTCGACCTGGATATCCCTGAAGGTTCGCTCTACGGCTTCATCGGTCCCAACGGCGCGGGAAAGTCCACGACCATTCGGATGATCATGTCGATCATCTTCCCGGATTCGGGCGAGCTGCGCGTGCTCGGAAAATCCTCCGCAGTCGAGAGCAAAGACCGAATCGGATACCTGCCGGAAGAGCGCGGTGTCTACCGGAAAATGAAAGTCGGCGCGTTCCTCAAATACATCGGTCGCCTGAAGGGACTCGACGCGGCGGAGGCGGACCGCCGCACCAAGGAATGGCTTGTTCGCGTCGGTCTGGCCGAGACATACCGCAAGAAATGCGAAGAACTCTCCAAGGGCATGCAGCAGAAGGTGCAGTTCGTTGCATCGGTCATTCACGAGCCTGACCTCTTGATCCTCGACGAGGTGTTCACGGGGCTCGACCCGGTGAACCGACGGTTGATGCGAGATCTGATCCGCGAGCAGAACGATGCGGGTCGCACGATCATCTTCTCGACCCACGCGATGCGTGAGGCCGAGGAGCTCTGCGACAACATTTTCATGATCCACAAAGGCGAAAAGGTAATCGACTCGTCCCTGCAGGACGTCTGGCGCCGGTACGACCCAAAGACGGTCGTGATCGAACCAATCGATGCGGCGGATGTTCAGAAGCCGTGGGCCTCTCTTCCTAGCGTGAAGGAAGTCGTGGAGACCGACGGAATCATCGATCTGCGCCTTGCAGACAACGCCGATGTCCCGGAATTGATGCGGCAAGCGGCGGCGATGGCGCCGTTCCGCCGGCTCGAACTCAAACGCCCGAGTTTGGAAGATGTCTTTATCACGCTTGTCGGCGGCGATGCCGCGGCGGTTCGACGCGAATTGCATAGCAATGTAAAGCCCCCTCTCCAGGAGGTCAGCCGTGGGTAA
- a CDS encoding ABC transporter permease: MGKVFVVAWKEFLATVATKGFIFGMLFPPFIMTLMIVMMPILMNKKAPTVYGHIAVVDPSGLVAPRIMEAFSAEKIKERKDKKIREAVEEGSKAMGIDAETAEKAKAQLDSNPMAAANALTPETNLTVTVLPPTTSVEEARKEILKATGREQSAEETSARLALLVIPETTVRTTELNKEGLPDFSAYQLLTAPLLDVEVQQDIRNQTNRAIVDARLADAGQDPEKIRGLTAWPRVEEKAVTKEGDRSTNRVAKLMIPGAFMFLLWISTFTAGQYLLTSTIEEKSSRVMEVVLSAVSPMQLMLGKILGKGAVGLLILLLYSSAGISAMIFFAYSHLLAWQNLVYLFVFFMIAYIVIACLMASIGSAVNDINEAQSLMGPVMMILIIPMMLWMPILRNPNSMFAQVCSFVPMINPFVMVLRLSGSEPIPVWQIPASILVGLLTVVFMCWAAAKIFRIGVLMYGKPPNFATLIKWVRMA, from the coding sequence GTGGGTAAAGTCTTCGTCGTCGCGTGGAAAGAGTTTCTTGCGACTGTCGCGACCAAGGGATTCATTTTCGGCATGCTCTTTCCGCCGTTCATCATGACATTGATGATCGTGATGATGCCGATCCTGATGAACAAGAAAGCCCCGACCGTCTATGGGCACATCGCGGTCGTCGACCCCAGCGGTCTGGTCGCTCCCCGCATCATGGAAGCCTTCAGCGCCGAAAAGATCAAAGAGAGAAAAGACAAGAAAATTCGCGAGGCCGTGGAGGAAGGTTCCAAGGCGATGGGCATAGACGCGGAGACGGCGGAGAAGGCGAAGGCGCAGCTCGATTCCAATCCGATGGCTGCTGCCAACGCGCTCACACCGGAAACAAATCTCACGGTTACGGTGCTTCCGCCCACGACATCGGTTGAAGAAGCCCGCAAGGAGATTCTGAAGGCGACCGGACGGGAACAGTCCGCTGAGGAAACCAGCGCGCGTCTCGCACTGCTTGTCATTCCGGAAACAACCGTCCGCACAACCGAACTGAACAAAGAAGGGCTTCCAGACTTCAGCGCCTATCAGCTGCTCACGGCGCCGCTCCTGGATGTCGAGGTGCAGCAGGACATTCGCAATCAGACAAATCGCGCGATCGTCGATGCCCGCCTGGCCGACGCGGGCCAAGACCCGGAGAAAATCAGGGGGCTGACCGCGTGGCCCAGAGTCGAAGAAAAGGCGGTAACGAAAGAGGGGGACCGTTCAACCAACAGGGTCGCCAAACTGATGATTCCCGGGGCGTTCATGTTCCTGCTTTGGATCAGCACGTTCACAGCGGGTCAGTACCTTCTCACCAGTACGATCGAAGAAAAATCGAGCCGTGTGATGGAGGTCGTGCTCTCCGCGGTCAGCCCGATGCAGCTCATGCTCGGAAAGATCCTCGGCAAGGGCGCCGTGGGTCTGCTGATCCTGCTCCTTTATTCGAGCGCCGGCATCAGTGCCATGATTTTCTTTGCGTACTCGCACTTGCTCGCATGGCAGAACCTCGTGTACCTCTTCGTCTTCTTCATGATCGCATACATCGTGATCGCTTGTCTGATGGCGTCGATCGGCTCGGCGGTCAACGACATCAACGAAGCGCAGTCGCTCATGGGTCCGGTGATGATGATCCTGATCATCCCGATGATGCTCTGGATGCCCATCCTGCGCAACCCCAACTCCATGTTCGCGCAGGTCTGCTCATTCGTTCCGATGATCAATCCGTTCGTCATGGTGCTCCGCCTCAGCGGCAGCGAACCGATCCCCGTCTGGCAGATCCCGGCGAGTATCCTGGTCGGCCTGCTCACCGTGGTGTTCATGTGCTGGGCCGCGGCGAAGATCTTCCGCATCGGTGTCCTGATGTACGGCAAGCCGCCCAACTTTGCGACACTCATCAAGTGGGTGCGGATGGCGTGA
- a CDS encoding PCRF domain-containing protein, whose protein sequence is MSTGASISSDASAALAGLPMPVLEKLEALRREYLDLDAQLQDPEVLTDHRRVRALSVKKSAIAPVAAAVQEFERLAKEVEDLEGASASGDRDFAALAKEELPSLRQSAKSVIREAVRNLVTAEDAKVGSVILEVRGGTGGDEAALWCRDLFEMYTKYAGKKGWKFEVLDFVPETDAGGIRSAVANVRGDGVWSELAFEAGVHSVKRVPATEAAGRIHTSTATVAVLPEPEEVDVKIDWANDVEEFATRAQGPGGQNVNKVETAWQIHHKPTGIIIKMMEAKSQQQNRERARRLLVTKLYEAERQKQHAERSQARKSQIRGGDRSEKIRTYRWKEGIVADERLPGEYQLRDIMSGDLSKLMTDLVEQETAKRVSEL, encoded by the coding sequence ATGTCGACCGGGGCTTCAATTTCAAGTGATGCAAGCGCGGCACTCGCGGGACTGCCGATGCCTGTCCTCGAAAAGCTGGAGGCGCTGCGCCGAGAGTATCTCGATCTTGATGCGCAGCTCCAGGACCCCGAAGTCCTGACGGATCATCGGAGAGTGCGTGCGCTCTCCGTCAAGAAATCGGCGATTGCGCCGGTGGCGGCCGCGGTTCAAGAATTTGAACGGCTGGCGAAGGAAGTCGAGGATCTGGAAGGTGCGTCCGCGAGCGGTGACCGCGACTTCGCGGCATTGGCGAAGGAAGAACTGCCCTCTCTCAGGCAGAGTGCAAAGAGCGTGATTCGTGAAGCCGTGCGCAATCTCGTGACGGCGGAAGATGCCAAGGTCGGCTCGGTGATTTTGGAGGTTCGTGGCGGCACCGGCGGTGACGAGGCGGCGCTTTGGTGCCGCGATCTGTTCGAGATGTACACGAAGTACGCCGGAAAGAAGGGCTGGAAATTCGAGGTGCTCGACTTCGTGCCCGAGACCGATGCCGGCGGCATCCGCTCCGCGGTCGCCAACGTTCGGGGCGACGGAGTTTGGAGCGAACTCGCATTTGAGGCGGGTGTGCACAGCGTCAAACGCGTGCCCGCGACCGAGGCGGCGGGCCGAATTCACACCAGCACGGCGACCGTCGCCGTTCTCCCCGAGCCCGAGGAGGTCGATGTCAAAATCGACTGGGCAAACGACGTCGAAGAGTTCGCGACGCGCGCGCAGGGCCCGGGCGGACAGAACGTCAACAAGGTCGAAACGGCGTGGCAGATCCATCACAAGCCGACAGGAATCATCATCAAGATGATGGAAGCCAAGAGCCAGCAGCAGAATCGTGAGCGCGCGCGTCGGCTGCTTGTGACCAAGCTCTACGAGGCGGAACGTCAGAAGCAGCACGCCGAGCGCTCGCAGGCAAGAAAATCGCAGATCCGCGGCGGAGATCGGAGCGAGAAGATCCGAACGTACCGCTGGAAAGAAGGAATCGTCGCGGACGAGCGCCTTCCGGGGGAATATCAACTGCGCGACATCATGTCCGGCGATCTGAGCAAGCTGATGACCGACCTCGTGGAGCAGGAAACCGCGAAACGCGTCTCGGAGCTGTGA
- a CDS encoding aminoacetone oxidase family FAD-binding enzyme, which produces MPRHVDIAVVGAGAAGLFASIWAGRALQRTDLNQSRGLQSARSCGRIIALDGATKLGAKILVSGGGRCNVTHHAVDESAYAGSSKNAIRKVLQRFHVERTVEFFREAGVELKREETGKLFPVSDDGQTVLDALLRAAAGAGADVVHPWRVAAIERSEGGFVIHREPVGESGEYVSGDRVLARQVILATGGKSLPKTGSDGLGFEIAKSLGHSITSRVFPALVPLTISKDHWLTHLSGVTLPATLELRAASGKRLISFTNSTLITHFGLSGPSVLDMSRYFTDAKLSGESPPVLVLNWMPSESIEALDAALSAAGRSGGVSILRFFETKLAERIVRAVCFAVGVDPAASLSEMTKEKRRALAIALTEFPLPITGDRGYLFAEATAGGVPLSELKLDTMESRVCPGLHICGELCDVDGRVGGFNFQWAWASGYVAGCGAATTSA; this is translated from the coding sequence ATGCCCCGGCACGTGGACATCGCGGTGGTGGGCGCCGGGGCCGCCGGACTCTTCGCTTCCATTTGGGCGGGGCGGGCTCTGCAAAGAACCGACCTCAATCAGAGCCGCGGACTTCAGTCCGCGCGGAGCTGCGGTCGGATCATCGCTCTGGACGGGGCAACGAAACTCGGCGCAAAGATTCTCGTTTCGGGTGGTGGGCGCTGCAATGTCACGCATCACGCCGTTGATGAAAGTGCGTACGCCGGGAGCAGCAAGAACGCGATACGCAAAGTGCTTCAACGCTTTCATGTGGAGCGGACCGTCGAGTTTTTTCGCGAAGCCGGCGTGGAGCTCAAACGCGAAGAAACGGGAAAGCTCTTTCCCGTCTCCGACGACGGGCAGACGGTGCTTGATGCGCTGCTTCGCGCTGCCGCGGGAGCCGGAGCGGATGTTGTACACCCGTGGCGTGTCGCAGCGATTGAGAGGTCCGAGGGCGGGTTTGTGATTCATCGCGAGCCCGTCGGGGAATCGGGTGAATACGTAAGCGGCGATCGCGTGCTTGCCCGCCAAGTGATTCTCGCCACCGGAGGTAAGAGTCTACCCAAGACCGGCTCCGATGGATTGGGTTTCGAGATCGCAAAATCGCTCGGACACTCGATCACTTCCCGCGTGTTCCCCGCGCTCGTGCCGCTCACGATCTCGAAGGATCACTGGCTCACCCATCTCAGCGGCGTGACGCTCCCCGCGACACTCGAACTCCGTGCCGCGAGCGGCAAGCGCCTCATTTCGTTCACAAACTCGACGTTGATCACGCACTTTGGATTGTCGGGGCCGAGCGTGCTTGACATGAGCCGGTACTTCACCGATGCAAAGTTGAGCGGAGAGTCTCCCCCGGTTCTCGTGCTGAACTGGATGCCGAGTGAGTCGATTGAAGCGCTTGACGCCGCGCTGAGCGCGGCAGGTCGAAGTGGGGGCGTTTCGATTCTTCGATTTTTTGAGACCAAACTCGCTGAGCGCATCGTTCGTGCGGTCTGTTTCGCGGTGGGTGTCGATCCGGCGGCTTCACTGAGCGAAATGACAAAGGAAAAACGCAGGGCGCTCGCCATCGCGCTCACCGAGTTTCCGCTGCCCATTACCGGCGACCGAGGCTACTTGTTCGCCGAAGCAACGGCGGGCGGAGTTCCCCTCTCCGAACTCAAACTCGACACGATGGAGAGCCGCGTCTGCCCCGGGCTTCACATCTGCGGCGAGTTATGCGATGTCGACGGGCGAGTCGGTGGGTTCAACTTCCAGTGGGCGTGGGCGAGCGGTTATGTGGCTGGGTGTGGCGCCGCTACCACCAGCGCATGA